A genomic window from Sorex araneus isolate mSorAra2 chromosome 2, mSorAra2.pri, whole genome shotgun sequence includes:
- the SOCS6 gene encoding suppressor of cytokine signaling 6 isoform X2, translating to MKKISLKTFRKSFSLSKSKEEPEFLVVPPPALAAGDFGKDEALFGGGEAGGEAERAGKGRPKAEGLMGTLKRRLSAKQKPKAAKGGGAGPGGGGDDDDDAFSSASAPLAFKDARAPRPIRSTSLRSHHYSPAPWPLRPAASEDTCIKVEVRVKALVHAPGAPGPALNGLRKDLAERPPEPPPAAGGPEPPAGGGPAPPRSPGPPPAELRLRLDAHVPVVLGLVPDYIHYTVPLLEAPSPMDVSAAGAGDPDDDDEEDEDEEVDAEGPADADLCAEPAGAGAGAGPAVTGLLVLQGPRADLPPLSPLLPPLQRTLAALAGPEPHVALGLDAGAASGPALAASSLTEELKKLARQGWYWGPITRWEAEGKLASVPDGSFLVRDSSDERYLLSLSFRSHGKTLHTRIEHSNGRFSFYEQPDVEGHASVVDLIEHSVRSLQYLCRFVIRQSTRIDLIQKLPLPAKMKAYLQEKHY from the exons ATGAAGAAGATCAGCCTGAAGACCTTCCGCAAGTCCTTCAGCCTGAGCAAGAGCAAGGAGGAGCCCGAGTTCCTGGTGGTGCCGCCGCCCGCGCTGGCCGCCGGCGACTTCGGCAAGGACGAGGCCCTGTTCGGCGGCGGCGAGGCGGGCGGCGAGGCCGAGCGGGCCGGGAAGGGCCGGCCCAAGGCCGAGGGCCTCATGGGCACCCTCAAGCGGCGCCTGTCGGCCAAGCAGAAGCCCAAGGCGGCCaagggcggcggcgcggggcccggcggTGGCggggacgacgacgacgacgccTTCTCCTCGGCCTCCGCCCCGCTGGCCTTCAAGGACGCGCGGGCGCCGCGGCCCATCCGCTCCACGTCGCTGCGCAGCCACCACTACAGCCCTGCGCCCTGGCCGCTGCGGCCCGCGGCCTCGGAGGACACGTGCATCAAGGTGGAGGTGCGGGTCAAGGCGCTGGTGCACGCGCCcggcgcgcccggccccgccctcaaCGGGCTGCGCAAGGACCTGGCCGAGCGGCCGCCCgagccgccccccgccgccggcggccccgagccccccgcgggcggcggccccgcgcccccccggagccccgggccgccccccgcGGAGCTGCGGCTGCGCCTGGACGCGCACGTGCCCGTGGTCCTGGGGCTGGTGCCCGACTACATCCACTACACCGTGCCTTTGCTCGAGGCGCCCTCGCCCATGGACGTGTCGGCCGCGGGCGCCGGGGACCCcgacgacgacgacgaggaggacgaggacgaggaggtgGACGCCGAGGGCCCGGCCGACGCCGACCTGTGCGCGgagcccgcgggggcgggggcgggggcggggcccgcggtGACCGGGCTGCTGGTGCTGCAGGGCCCCCGCGCGGACCTGCCCCCGCTGTCCCCCCTGCTACCTCCCCTGCAGAGGACCCTGGCCGCGCTGGCCGGGCCCGAGCCGCACGTGGCCTTGGGGCTGGACGCGGGCGCGGCGTCCGGCCCGGCGCTGGCCGCCAGCAGCCTGACGGAGGAGCTGAAGAAGCTGGCGCGGCAGGGCTGGTACTGGGGCCCCATCACGCGCTGGGAGGCCGAGGGCAAGCTGGCCAGCGTGCCCGACGGCTCCTTCCTGGTGCGCGACAGCTCCGACGAGCGCTACCTGCTCAGCCTGAGCTTCCGCTCGCACGGCAAGACGCTGCACACGCGCATCGAGCACTCCAACGGCCGCTTCAGCTTCTACGAGCAGCCCGACGTGGAGGGCCACGCCTCCGTCGTGGACCTCATCGAGCACTCG GTGCGCTCGCTGCAGTACCTGTGCCGCTTCGTCATCCGCCAGTCCACGCGCATCGACCTCATCCAGAAGCTGCCGCTGCCCGCCAAGATGAAGGCCTACCTGCAGGAGAAGCACTACTGA
- the SOCS6 gene encoding suppressor of cytokine signaling 6 isoform X1, translating into MKKISLKTFRKSFSLSKSKEEPEFLVVPPPALAAGDFGKDEALFGGGEAGGEAERAGKGRPKAEGLMGTLKRRLSAKQKPKAAKGGGAGPGGGGDDDDDAFSSASAPLAFKDARAPRPIRSTSLRSHHYSPAPWPLRPAASEDTCIKVEVRVKALVHAPGAPGPALNGLRKDLAERPPEPPPAAGGPEPPAGGGPAPPRSPGPPPAELRLRLDAHVPVVLGLVPDYIHYTVPLLEAPSPMDVSAAGAGDPDDDDEEDEDEEVDAEGPADADLCAEPAGAGAGAGPAVTGLLVLQGPRADLPPLSPLLPPLQRTLAALAGPEPHVALGLDAGAASGPALAASSLTEELKKLARQGWYWGPITRWEAEGKLASVPDGSFLVRDSSDERYLLSLSFRSHGKTLHTRIEHSNGRFSFYEQPDVEGHASVVDLIEHSVRDSENGAFCYSRSRLPGAATYPVRLTHPVSRFMQVRSLQYLCRFVIRQSTRIDLIQKLPLPAKMKAYLQEKHY; encoded by the coding sequence ATGAAGAAGATCAGCCTGAAGACCTTCCGCAAGTCCTTCAGCCTGAGCAAGAGCAAGGAGGAGCCCGAGTTCCTGGTGGTGCCGCCGCCCGCGCTGGCCGCCGGCGACTTCGGCAAGGACGAGGCCCTGTTCGGCGGCGGCGAGGCGGGCGGCGAGGCCGAGCGGGCCGGGAAGGGCCGGCCCAAGGCCGAGGGCCTCATGGGCACCCTCAAGCGGCGCCTGTCGGCCAAGCAGAAGCCCAAGGCGGCCaagggcggcggcgcggggcccggcggTGGCggggacgacgacgacgacgccTTCTCCTCGGCCTCCGCCCCGCTGGCCTTCAAGGACGCGCGGGCGCCGCGGCCCATCCGCTCCACGTCGCTGCGCAGCCACCACTACAGCCCTGCGCCCTGGCCGCTGCGGCCCGCGGCCTCGGAGGACACGTGCATCAAGGTGGAGGTGCGGGTCAAGGCGCTGGTGCACGCGCCcggcgcgcccggccccgccctcaaCGGGCTGCGCAAGGACCTGGCCGAGCGGCCGCCCgagccgccccccgccgccggcggccccgagccccccgcgggcggcggccccgcgcccccccggagccccgggccgccccccgcGGAGCTGCGGCTGCGCCTGGACGCGCACGTGCCCGTGGTCCTGGGGCTGGTGCCCGACTACATCCACTACACCGTGCCTTTGCTCGAGGCGCCCTCGCCCATGGACGTGTCGGCCGCGGGCGCCGGGGACCCcgacgacgacgacgaggaggacgaggacgaggaggtgGACGCCGAGGGCCCGGCCGACGCCGACCTGTGCGCGgagcccgcgggggcgggggcgggggcggggcccgcggtGACCGGGCTGCTGGTGCTGCAGGGCCCCCGCGCGGACCTGCCCCCGCTGTCCCCCCTGCTACCTCCCCTGCAGAGGACCCTGGCCGCGCTGGCCGGGCCCGAGCCGCACGTGGCCTTGGGGCTGGACGCGGGCGCGGCGTCCGGCCCGGCGCTGGCCGCCAGCAGCCTGACGGAGGAGCTGAAGAAGCTGGCGCGGCAGGGCTGGTACTGGGGCCCCATCACGCGCTGGGAGGCCGAGGGCAAGCTGGCCAGCGTGCCCGACGGCTCCTTCCTGGTGCGCGACAGCTCCGACGAGCGCTACCTGCTCAGCCTGAGCTTCCGCTCGCACGGCAAGACGCTGCACACGCGCATCGAGCACTCCAACGGCCGCTTCAGCTTCTACGAGCAGCCCGACGTGGAGGGCCACGCCTCCGTCGTGGACCTCATCGAGCACTCGGTGCGCGACTCGGAGAACGGCGCCTTCTGCTACTCGCGCTCGCGCCTGCCCGGCGCCGCCACCTACCCCGTGCGCCTCACGCACCCCGTGTCGCGCTTCATGCAGGTGCGCTCGCTGCAGTACCTGTGCCGCTTCGTCATCCGCCAGTCCACGCGCATCGACCTCATCCAGAAGCTGCCGCTGCCCGCCAAGATGAAGGCCTACCTGCAGGAGAAGCACTACTGA